The proteins below come from a single Candidatus Planktophila dulcis genomic window:
- a CDS encoding enolase C-terminal domain-like protein, with the protein MPKVTGFRTVDVRFPTSRGLDGSDAMNKEPDYSAALLILETDDPTLEGHGFVFTCGRGNDLQCDMIEQLAPYAVGRDVADLATSMGEFARSLVRDSQIRWLGPEKGVTQMAAGAVVNAAWDLVTKHAKKPLWKFLSDLTPEQIVELVDFRYITDALTPAEALEILRKTEPQRAANEAKLRAEGLPAYTTTPGWLGYTDEKMVRLAKEAVAAGYTLIKLKCGGSLEDDKRRLRLAREAVGPDIRIAIDANQVWDVNQAIEWIKGIGDVNLYWVEEPTNPDDVLGHAAIAKAIAPVRVATGEHGMNRILFKQMLQAKSFSFMQIDATRVAGVNENIANILMAAKFGVPVCPHAGGVGLCELVQHLAMFDSVAVTGHHAGRVVEFVDHLHEHFVVPTNIQNARYMPPVEPGAGGEMYAQSIADFTFPHGKEWASA; encoded by the coding sequence ATGCCTAAGGTAACTGGATTTAGAACTGTCGATGTCAGATTCCCAACTTCACGTGGACTCGATGGTTCCGATGCAATGAATAAGGAACCCGATTATTCGGCAGCTCTTCTCATCCTAGAAACTGATGACCCAACACTTGAGGGCCATGGCTTTGTCTTTACATGCGGCCGCGGAAATGATCTGCAGTGCGACATGATTGAACAACTTGCACCGTATGCAGTGGGACGCGATGTTGCAGATCTTGCAACCAGCATGGGCGAGTTCGCTCGCAGCTTGGTTCGTGATTCTCAGATTCGTTGGTTAGGTCCAGAAAAAGGCGTGACACAAATGGCAGCCGGCGCAGTCGTTAACGCTGCATGGGATCTTGTGACTAAGCACGCAAAGAAGCCTTTATGGAAGTTCCTTTCAGATCTAACGCCAGAACAAATCGTTGAACTTGTTGATTTTAGATACATTACTGATGCGCTCACACCAGCTGAAGCGCTAGAGATATTGCGTAAGACAGAGCCGCAGCGCGCTGCCAATGAAGCAAAGCTTCGCGCTGAAGGATTGCCTGCCTATACAACTACTCCTGGCTGGCTTGGATATACCGATGAGAAGATGGTTCGTCTTGCAAAGGAAGCAGTTGCTGCTGGATACACACTCATTAAGTTGAAGTGCGGAGGATCGCTAGAAGATGACAAGCGTCGCCTGCGCCTTGCTCGTGAAGCAGTAGGCCCAGATATCAGAATTGCTATCGATGCCAACCAGGTATGGGATGTGAATCAAGCTATTGAATGGATTAAGGGCATAGGAGATGTCAACCTGTACTGGGTTGAAGAGCCAACAAACCCTGATGATGTTCTAGGACATGCAGCCATTGCTAAGGCAATTGCACCTGTGCGCGTTGCAACCGGTGAGCATGGCATGAACCGCATTCTCTTTAAGCAGATGCTGCAAGCAAAGTCATTCTCTTTCATGCAAATTGATGCAACTCGTGTTGCAGGTGTGAATGAAAATATTGCCAACATATTGATGGCTGCAAAGTTTGGAGTTCCTGTCTGTCCTCACGCAGGTGGCGTTGGACTCTGCGAGCTTGTTCAGCACCTTGCAATGTTTGATTCCGTTGCAGTCACTGGCCACCATGCAGGACGCGTCGTTGAATTCGTTGATCACCTGCATGAGCACTTTGTTGTTCCAACAAATATTCAGAATGCTCGTTACATGCCACCTGTTGAACCAGGTGCTGGTGGAGAGATGTATGCACAGTCGATTGCTGACTTCACATTCCCACATGGAAAAGAATGGGCAAGTGCGTAA
- a CDS encoding aldo/keto reductase: MPRYSEKVKLKRSNLEVTRFALGTAPLGGLFASVSDSEGDALLNTALELGINYFDTAPQYGHGVAEIRVGKVLRNVKTPFVIETKVGRVLRHVEGVEPEKWFPDAPRDIVPIYDYTPEGIRRSFDESLERLGLDHIDIVLMHDAEDYIPEAINNAFPVLADLRSQGLIKAIGLGMNYVDPALEIMKNTDLDIALIAGRFTLLDQVAQHDLFPYALKNKIDISMGGVLNSGVLANPVAGATYNYLPASDEIIARAKKICDFLKERDVPLIAAALQFPLRHPAVTSVLTGPRTAAELRSNAEDFNRPLPEGIWSELEDAGLIEKIQA, translated from the coding sequence ATGCCGCGGTATAGCGAGAAAGTTAAGTTAAAGCGTTCAAATCTTGAGGTTACACGCTTTGCTCTTGGTACAGCCCCTCTAGGTGGACTCTTTGCTTCAGTCTCTGATTCTGAAGGCGATGCTCTTCTTAATACTGCTCTTGAATTAGGAATTAACTATTTCGATACCGCCCCTCAATATGGTCATGGCGTTGCAGAAATTCGCGTGGGCAAAGTTCTGCGCAATGTGAAGACTCCCTTCGTTATTGAAACCAAAGTCGGTCGAGTACTGCGCCATGTTGAAGGTGTTGAGCCGGAAAAATGGTTTCCTGACGCACCTCGCGACATCGTTCCTATCTATGACTACACACCTGAGGGCATTAGACGCTCCTTTGATGAGAGCCTGGAGCGTCTTGGCTTAGATCACATAGATATTGTCTTGATGCATGATGCTGAGGATTACATCCCAGAAGCAATTAACAACGCATTCCCAGTTCTTGCCGACCTTCGTTCACAAGGACTCATTAAAGCAATCGGCCTTGGAATGAACTATGTCGATCCAGCTCTTGAGATTATGAAGAATACAGATCTTGATATTGCACTTATCGCTGGTCGTTTTACTCTCCTTGATCAAGTAGCCCAGCATGATCTCTTCCCATATGCGCTGAAGAACAAGATTGATATCTCAATGGGCGGAGTTCTCAACTCTGGAGTTCTTGCTAACCCGGTCGCGGGTGCAACATATAACTATCTTCCAGCATCTGATGAAATTATCGCCAGAGCTAAGAAGATATGTGACTTCCTCAAAGAACGAGATGTTCCACTCATTGCAGCAGCGCTGCAATTCCCATTGCGCCACCCTGCTGTGACATCAGTTCTGACTGGTCCCCGCACAGCTGCTGAACTGCGTTCGAATGCAGAAGATTTCAATCGCCCACTTCCTGAAGGTATCTGGAGTGAACTAGAAGATGCAGGCCTGATTGAGAAGATCCAGGCATGA
- a CDS encoding L-rhamnose mutarotase — protein sequence MSIKRIGQVIGIKPEEIEEYERIHEAIWPTVAATLKKANIQNYSIFRYENLLFAYMEYTGTDYEADMALIAADPETQKWWKITAPMQVQVPEARDGEWWHTLHQNFYLD from the coding sequence ATGAGCATCAAAAGAATCGGCCAAGTAATTGGTATTAAGCCTGAAGAAATCGAAGAGTATGAACGCATTCATGAGGCTATTTGGCCAACAGTTGCTGCCACTTTGAAGAAAGCCAATATTCAGAACTACTCAATCTTTCGATATGAAAATCTCCTCTTTGCTTATATGGAGTACACAGGCACTGACTATGAAGCCGATATGGCTCTTATCGCCGCAGATCCTGAAACTCAGAAATGGTGGAAGATCACAGCTCCTATGCAGGTGCAAGTTCCCGAAGCTCGCGATGGCGAGTGGTGGCATACACTCCACCAAAACTTTTACCTCGACTAG
- a CDS encoding fumarylacetoacetate hydrolase family protein — MKFSVLHTKNAQYQFAVTTDGVHRSVEGLPTLTEAMHLTLAELKTRTASATTSITGELAPPIAAEIELWGAGVTYLRSRDARKEESGVPDVYQRVYEADRPELFFKSTAVRARGTNAPIGIRYDSEASVPEPEVAIYINKHREIIGYAICNDVTARSIEGENPLYLSQAKIYIGSTAIGPDITPAWLAPAANEMSIKAKILRGSALVWEAETSLGALNRTLEDLVNYVFRCQDFPHGLILSTGTGIVPPMDIALAAGDIVEINVAGVGTLSNTVEVIPER, encoded by the coding sequence ATGAAATTTTCAGTCCTTCATACCAAAAACGCGCAATACCAATTTGCCGTCACTACTGATGGCGTTCACCGCAGCGTTGAAGGACTACCCACACTGACTGAGGCAATGCACCTGACTCTTGCTGAACTCAAAACTCGCACAGCTAGCGCAACAACATCTATTACTGGAGAGCTTGCACCCCCAATCGCTGCTGAAATTGAATTATGGGGAGCTGGCGTTACCTACCTGCGTTCACGCGATGCTCGTAAAGAGGAGAGCGGTGTGCCTGATGTCTATCAGCGCGTCTATGAAGCAGACCGCCCAGAGCTCTTCTTTAAATCAACTGCAGTACGTGCACGAGGAACCAATGCACCTATCGGTATTCGCTATGACAGCGAGGCATCTGTGCCTGAACCAGAAGTTGCTATCTATATAAATAAGCATCGCGAGATTATTGGTTATGCGATCTGTAACGATGTCACTGCCCGTTCTATTGAAGGTGAGAACCCTCTCTACCTCTCACAAGCAAAGATCTATATCGGCTCAACAGCAATTGGCCCAGATATCACTCCTGCCTGGCTTGCACCTGCAGCCAATGAGATGAGCATCAAAGCAAAGATTCTTCGCGGTTCAGCTCTGGTCTGGGAGGCAGAAACATCACTCGGTGCTCTCAATAGAACTCTGGAAGATCTTGTGAACTATGTATTTCGTTGCCAAGATTTTCCTCATGGCTTAATTCTCTCCACCGGCACAGGAATTGTTCCTCCTATGGATATCGCACTTGCTGCAGGAGATATCGTTGAGATTAACGTTGCAGGCGTTGGAACCCTTTCAAATACAGTTGAAGTAATTCCAGAACGGTAA
- a CDS encoding NAD(P)-dependent oxidoreductase, with product MSSINAWTQWDDLSAPAGITLLSPENFPLDTSDLSQIDFYVPLYMGGAKALSYAAQMPNLKTLQMLNAGYDDALAYLRPGLTLCNARGVHDASTAELAVGLAIASRRGFPEFMREQIAGRWSHHRTSALSDSKIGIIGYGSIGKKIAKNLSGFEVSVTAFTQSGRDGSLTIDQLDAHLPGLDIIILILPLSDSSRHLFNAKRLAAMKDGALLINVARGPVVETDALVKELNSGRIFAALDVTDPEPLPTGHPLWSAKNLLLLPHVGGNSDAFEPRGRALVESQLQLLAAGAPLEHVVAQG from the coding sequence ATGTCTTCGATCAATGCATGGACTCAATGGGATGACCTCTCAGCTCCTGCTGGAATCACACTGCTCTCCCCTGAAAACTTTCCATTAGATACATCAGATCTTTCACAAATTGATTTCTATGTTCCTCTCTATATGGGAGGCGCAAAGGCTCTCTCCTATGCCGCACAAATGCCCAATTTAAAAACTCTGCAGATGCTCAACGCTGGCTATGACGATGCACTTGCATACCTTCGCCCAGGGTTAACGCTCTGCAATGCACGAGGTGTTCACGATGCATCCACAGCTGAATTAGCAGTGGGATTAGCAATTGCTTCCCGCCGAGGTTTTCCTGAATTCATGCGCGAGCAGATTGCAGGCAGGTGGAGCCATCACCGCACATCGGCTCTTTCTGATTCCAAGATCGGAATCATTGGATATGGATCAATCGGTAAGAAGATTGCCAAGAATCTCTCTGGCTTTGAAGTATCCGTCACCGCCTTTACCCAATCAGGAAGAGATGGCTCTCTCACCATCGATCAACTCGATGCTCATCTACCTGGGCTCGACATCATCATTTTGATTCTTCCGCTCTCAGATTCATCTCGTCATCTCTTTAACGCCAAGCGCCTTGCTGCAATGAAGGATGGCGCACTCCTTATCAATGTGGCGCGCGGTCCTGTCGTTGAAACCGATGCATTAGTAAAAGAGCTCAATTCAGGGCGCATCTTTGCAGCCCTCGATGTGACAGACCCTGAACCACTTCCAACAGGGCACCCTCTATGGAGTGCGAAGAATCTCCTTCTTCTCCCTCACGTAGGTGGAAATTCAGATGCATTTGAACCACGTGGCAGGGCTTTGGTGGAATCCCAACTACAGCTTCTGGCTGCAGGTGCTCCTCTTGAACATGTAGTTGCCCAAGGTTAA
- a CDS encoding amidohydrolase family protein, with product MRIDSHHHLWDLSIRPQEWMVGDGMEPVARNFNTDDLRSAIAGTGIEKTILVHATTTHDETFELLEIAQSDSTVIAVVGWLQIDSPGAIAQCEKYLEAHGGGYLKGIRDVAQDLPDSNYLAKPQAIATVQQLGKMGLTYDILTKTPELPAAIELVKACPDVQFVLDHISKPYIAREEMQPWKSLITELSSFDNVSCKISGMVTEAKWNIWKVDDFAPYVDHIIESFSPERLMFGSDWPVALLATSSYSEVVRLAQSLTVKFTERENELFWRENALSAYKITKL from the coding sequence GTGAGAATTGATTCGCACCACCATCTATGGGACCTCTCCATTCGCCCACAAGAGTGGATGGTGGGCGATGGCATGGAGCCTGTTGCTCGCAACTTCAACACCGATGACCTGCGCAGTGCGATTGCTGGAACGGGAATCGAGAAAACAATCCTTGTTCACGCAACGACAACACATGATGAAACTTTTGAACTACTGGAGATTGCGCAATCAGATTCCACAGTGATTGCTGTGGTGGGTTGGCTGCAGATTGATTCACCCGGTGCGATTGCTCAGTGCGAGAAATATCTAGAAGCACACGGTGGTGGCTACCTCAAAGGCATCCGTGATGTTGCACAAGACCTGCCTGACTCCAATTACTTGGCGAAACCCCAAGCGATTGCAACTGTGCAACAACTTGGCAAGATGGGTCTGACTTATGACATTCTTACCAAGACTCCCGAACTGCCAGCTGCTATTGAATTAGTTAAAGCGTGCCCTGATGTGCAATTTGTCCTTGACCACATTTCAAAGCCATATATCGCTAGAGAAGAAATGCAGCCTTGGAAATCTCTGATTACAGAACTTTCATCCTTCGATAACGTTTCGTGCAAGATTTCTGGAATGGTGACTGAAGCAAAGTGGAATATCTGGAAAGTTGATGACTTTGCGCCCTACGTTGATCACATCATTGAGAGCTTTAGCCCAGAACGGCTGATGTTTGGCTCCGATTGGCCCGTGGCGCTTTTAGCCACTTCAAGCTATTCAGAGGTAGTTCGCCTTGCCCAGAGCCTTACGGTGAAATTTACTGAAAGGGAAAATGAACTTTTCTGGCGTGAGAACGCCTTATCTGCCTACAAGATAACGAAGCTGTAA
- a CDS encoding ABC transporter substrate-binding protein, with amino-acid sequence MKKGLITVAALSALALVTGTATPVTAAEKTLKIELISKGETHQFWQAVKKGAEDQAKKMNAEVHFIGPAAETMIDKQLEMLDAAIALKPDAIGYAALGTTQSLPKLKAAKAAGIPVYMFDTAASCEGGVPKLGPNSDCALGVAYTNSTAAGALAADWMAKLVGNKGKVLVVGHSQTNQTGIDRANGFINRMKAKYKGITLLTPQYAEGGDALKAQEIVSASLVANKDLKGVYGTNEGVSIGAGQAFKAAKLKNGAVKLIGFDSGKQQMANIKSGLQSGAITQSPMGIGAKTVEALVNYVRNKTVPKNLIDTGFYYYDKKNIADPKIAGNLYE; translated from the coding sequence ATGAAGAAAGGTCTCATCACAGTTGCTGCACTATCAGCACTGGCGCTAGTAACTGGAACAGCAACTCCAGTAACAGCTGCAGAGAAGACTCTTAAGATCGAATTGATCTCAAAGGGCGAAACGCACCAATTTTGGCAGGCAGTAAAGAAGGGCGCTGAAGATCAAGCTAAGAAGATGAACGCAGAAGTTCACTTCATTGGTCCAGCAGCAGAAACAATGATCGATAAGCAGCTTGAAATGCTTGATGCAGCAATTGCACTTAAGCCAGATGCAATCGGTTACGCAGCTCTTGGTACAACACAGTCACTTCCAAAGCTCAAGGCAGCTAAGGCAGCAGGCATTCCTGTGTACATGTTCGACACAGCAGCTAGCTGTGAGGGTGGAGTTCCTAAGCTAGGACCAAACTCTGACTGCGCACTTGGCGTTGCATACACAAATTCAACAGCTGCTGGCGCACTCGCTGCAGACTGGATGGCTAAGTTGGTTGGTAACAAGGGTAAGGTTTTGGTTGTCGGTCACTCACAGACAAACCAGACAGGTATCGACCGTGCAAACGGCTTTATCAACCGCATGAAGGCTAAGTACAAGGGCATCACACTTCTTACACCTCAGTACGCTGAGGGTGGAGATGCACTTAAGGCACAGGAAATCGTTAGCGCATCACTCGTTGCTAACAAGGACCTCAAGGGTGTCTACGGAACTAACGAAGGTGTATCAATCGGCGCTGGCCAGGCATTCAAGGCTGCAAAGCTTAAGAATGGCGCAGTTAAGTTGATCGGATTCGACTCAGGAAAGCAGCAGATGGCAAACATCAAGTCTGGTCTCCAGTCAGGTGCTATCACACAGAGCCCAATGGGTATCGGTGCGAAGACTGTCGAAGCTCTCGTTAACTACGTACGTAACAAGACAGTTCCAAAGAACCTTATCGATACAGGTTTCTACTACTACGATAAGAAGAACATCGCCGATCCAAAGATCGCCGGTAACCTTTACGAATAA
- a CDS encoding sugar ABC transporter ATP-binding protein — translation MASAQLLSLSGVSKEFPGVKALSNVHFDLNEGEVHAIVGENGAGKSTLMKILSGIYKKDSGEIIYKGKSVSIPNPFEAQKLGISIIHQELNLMPHLTVAENIFIGREDRFPGGVFLNNKKLVDATIALLAELGLALNPNDIVGELTIAKQQMVEIAKAVSYRGSVIIMDEPTSSLTPAETDALFKIIRSLKAAGKGVVYISHRLEELEKITDRITVLRDGEYVKTLITTQTTIPEVISLMVGRKVDQDQRPTNRSIGSEIVLQVKNLSDQHLLRDISFDLRKGEILGFAGLMGAGRTELARAIMGADPKTSGTITLRGTEVKIKQPSDAVAVGIGYLSEDRKRFGLLLNQDITFNVILSSIPRFSNKLGFLKVKSAAGIARDVIAQLRVRTPSERQFLKNLSGGNQQKVVIAKWLTRDCDVLIFDEPTRGIDVGAKDEIYRLLTGLAEEGKSIIMISSELPEVLRLSDRIAVMCDGRLTGIIDNKDANQNIIMELATKFSDSLTTVN, via the coding sequence ATGGCTTCAGCACAGCTCTTATCTCTCTCAGGCGTTAGTAAAGAGTTCCCGGGCGTCAAGGCACTCAGTAATGTGCACTTTGATCTCAATGAGGGTGAAGTTCATGCCATTGTCGGCGAGAACGGTGCTGGTAAATCAACACTCATGAAGATTCTCTCTGGTATTTATAAGAAAGATTCTGGAGAGATTATCTACAAGGGAAAGTCTGTTTCAATTCCCAATCCATTTGAAGCACAGAAGCTCGGTATCAGCATCATTCACCAAGAGCTGAACCTGATGCCACATCTCACAGTTGCTGAGAACATTTTTATTGGTCGTGAAGATCGATTCCCTGGTGGAGTTTTTCTCAATAATAAGAAGTTAGTTGATGCCACTATTGCGCTCCTAGCTGAACTCGGATTGGCACTCAATCCCAACGACATCGTTGGTGAACTTACTATTGCAAAACAACAGATGGTTGAAATCGCAAAGGCTGTCTCTTATCGCGGCTCAGTCATCATCATGGATGAACCAACCTCATCGCTGACCCCAGCTGAGACTGATGCGCTCTTTAAGATTATTCGCTCTCTCAAGGCTGCAGGAAAAGGCGTTGTCTATATCTCTCACCGCCTGGAAGAGCTCGAGAAGATCACCGACCGCATCACAGTTCTACGTGATGGTGAGTATGTAAAGACTCTGATAACTACTCAGACGACTATCCCAGAAGTCATTTCGCTTATGGTCGGCCGTAAGGTGGATCAGGATCAACGCCCAACCAACCGCTCCATCGGTAGTGAAATAGTTCTGCAGGTTAAAAACCTTTCAGACCAACACCTTCTTAGAGATATCTCCTTCGATCTTCGCAAAGGTGAAATTCTTGGCTTTGCAGGTTTGATGGGCGCAGGTCGCACAGAACTTGCACGCGCGATTATGGGCGCAGATCCAAAGACTTCAGGAACTATCACTTTGCGTGGCACCGAGGTAAAGATCAAGCAACCATCAGATGCGGTTGCGGTGGGTATTGGATACCTCTCTGAAGACCGCAAACGTTTTGGTCTTCTTCTCAATCAAGACATCACCTTTAATGTGATTCTCTCCTCCATCCCACGCTTTTCCAATAAGTTGGGCTTTCTCAAAGTGAAGTCAGCAGCTGGCATTGCGCGTGATGTCATCGCTCAACTTCGAGTGCGCACACCCTCTGAACGCCAGTTCCTTAAGAACTTATCTGGCGGAAACCAGCAGAAGGTAGTTATCGCAAAATGGCTCACTCGCGATTGCGATGTATTGATTTTCGATGAGCCAACACGTGGAATTGATGTGGGCGCCAAAGATGAGATTTATCGCCTTCTGACTGGCTTGGCCGAAGAAGGCAAGTCCATCATCATGATTTCATCCGAACTGCCAGAAGTTTTGCGACTATCAGATCGCATCGCAGTGATGTGTGATGGTCGCTTAACAGGAATTATTGATAACAAAGATGCCAACCAGAACATCATCATGGAACTTGCGACCAAGTTCAGCGATTCATTAACGACAGTTAACTAA
- a CDS encoding ABC transporter permease encodes MSEVTNAGTKADGGNKVSAFIRREIGRVTALASLFVIFTFFTVMRPVFASWANVSGGILMSTTVIGLMAIGVTFVIITGGIDLSVGTSMALVGVITGKTVMAMNLNVWSGILLGLVVGTILGAINGILITVLKLPPFIATLATMKGAQGLALITSDLKPILFTTDVKGWDSIAQGNIIPNLPNAVLILLVAAVVASIILNKTVLGRYTFAIGSNTEATKLSGVKVDRWLIAVYALCGFFVGLSAIVMTSRLGSAQPDLGLGYELEAIAAVIIGGTSLLGGKGTISGTIIGALIMSVLINGLRILELQQEWQYVVVGAVILLAVYGDNVRRRRAGETTH; translated from the coding sequence ATGTCAGAAGTAACTAACGCAGGCACAAAGGCAGATGGCGGCAATAAAGTTTCAGCCTTTATTCGTCGAGAAATCGGTCGAGTGACAGCACTTGCTAGCCTTTTCGTCATCTTTACCTTCTTCACCGTAATGCGTCCTGTCTTTGCCTCATGGGCAAATGTCTCTGGCGGAATCTTGATGTCCACAACGGTGATTGGCCTGATGGCAATCGGTGTCACCTTCGTCATCATCACCGGTGGTATCGATCTCTCTGTTGGAACATCCATGGCTCTCGTGGGAGTTATTACTGGTAAGACAGTGATGGCGATGAACCTAAACGTCTGGAGCGGAATACTCCTAGGACTTGTCGTGGGAACAATCCTTGGCGCTATCAACGGAATTCTTATTACTGTTCTTAAGTTGCCTCCATTTATTGCAACTCTTGCAACAATGAAGGGTGCTCAAGGATTGGCGCTCATTACCTCCGATCTGAAGCCAATTCTCTTCACAACAGATGTAAAGGGCTGGGACTCCATTGCACAAGGAAATATCATCCCGAATCTTCCTAATGCTGTTCTCATTCTTCTCGTGGCAGCTGTGGTTGCTTCAATCATTCTTAATAAGACAGTCCTCGGCCGTTACACATTCGCAATCGGTTCTAATACTGAAGCAACAAAGCTCTCTGGCGTGAAGGTCGATCGTTGGTTGATTGCCGTCTATGCACTCTGTGGATTCTTCGTTGGCCTCTCAGCAATTGTGATGACATCTCGCCTGGGCTCTGCGCAACCTGACCTTGGTCTTGGTTATGAGCTTGAAGCAATCGCTGCAGTCATCATCGGTGGAACATCACTTCTTGGCGGTAAGGGAACTATCTCTGGAACCATCATCGGTGCCCTCATCATGTCGGTTCTGATCAACGGTCTACGTATTCTCGAACTTCAACAGGAATGGCAGTACGTCGTAGTAGGTGCAGTCATTCTCCTTGCAGTCTATGGAGATAACGTTCGTCGTCGTCGTGCTGGTGAAACCACGCATTAA
- a CDS encoding phosphate-starvation-inducible PsiE family protein — protein MKYKSVKGLLTGDESLIPVTFIDKLEDILHGFLGIVLFIISVLAAGYSLQRLIETRPFFPLGMIQAINDILFVVIILEIMRTVIVRFTDGIFQLDNFLIIGVIAAVRHILTVGASLTMEKEKTTEYFNRALTEMGVNTGIVLALVFALFLSRAARKPGAKS, from the coding sequence ATGAAATACAAGTCCGTTAAGGGTTTACTCACCGGAGATGAATCACTCATCCCTGTAACTTTTATCGACAAGCTCGAAGATATCCTTCACGGCTTCCTTGGCATCGTTCTCTTTATCATCTCAGTCCTTGCTGCTGGCTATAGCTTGCAGCGCCTGATTGAAACTCGCCCATTCTTTCCACTAGGAATGATCCAAGCAATTAATGACATTCTCTTTGTAGTCATCATCCTTGAGATCATGCGCACAGTGATCGTCCGCTTCACAGATGGAATTTTCCAACTCGATAACTTCCTTATTATCGGAGTCATCGCAGCCGTTCGACACATTCTCACAGTCGGTGCATCACTGACGATGGAGAAGGAGAAGACAACGGAGTATTTCAACCGTGCACTGACAGAGATGGGCGTGAACACTGGAATTGTTTTAGCTCTCGTATTTGCGCTATTTTTATCTCGCGCAGCACGCAAACCTGGCGCAAAAAGTTAG
- a CDS encoding amino acid ABC transporter ATP-binding protein, producing the protein MSKVLELVDVRKSFGAEVVLHDLSLTVPEHTATVLIGASGSGKSTLLRCINLLESIDDGQIFLDGQEISDPLINVDEVRRRLGMVFQSFNLFPHKTVLENITLSPIKVHGKSRDEANTHALHLLKRFDLADKADQYPDRLSGGQQQRVAIIRSLAVSPRLLLLDEVTSALDPVLVNEVLSAVRDLKSDGMTMVLATHEMGFATQVADEVCFLESGNIIERGSAEQVLHNPQNPKTQEFLKRVHQAGRL; encoded by the coding sequence ATGAGTAAAGTGCTTGAACTGGTAGATGTTCGAAAGTCCTTTGGTGCAGAAGTTGTCCTGCACGATCTATCACTCACTGTTCCTGAACACACAGCCACTGTTCTTATTGGTGCTTCGGGCTCAGGTAAGTCCACACTTCTCCGCTGCATCAACTTGCTGGAATCAATCGATGATGGCCAAATTTTCTTAGATGGACAAGAAATTTCAGATCCTCTGATAAACGTTGATGAAGTTCGCCGCCGTCTAGGTATGGTCTTTCAATCATTTAACCTCTTTCCTCATAAAACGGTTTTAGAAAACATCACACTCTCGCCCATCAAGGTTCATGGCAAAAGTAGAGATGAAGCCAATACTCATGCACTGCACCTATTGAAGAGATTTGATTTAGCGGATAAAGCCGATCAATATCCTGATCGCCTGAGTGGGGGACAGCAGCAGCGAGTAGCGATAATTCGCTCACTTGCGGTAAGTCCACGGCTACTTCTCCTTGATGAAGTCACATCAGCACTTGACCCAGTACTTGTTAACGAAGTTCTCTCAGCTGTCCGTGATCTCAAAAGTGATGGCATGACCATGGTGCTGGCGACACATGAAATGGGGTTTGCAACTCAAGTAGCAGATGAAGTCTGTTTCCTAGAGTCCGGCAACATCATTGAGCGAGGAAGCGCAGAGCAGGTGCTCCATAACCCGCAGAACCCAAAAACCCAAGAGTTCTTGAAGCGAGTCCATCAAGCTGGTCGACTGTAG